Genomic DNA from uncultured Desulfosarcina sp.:
AGCCTGCCGTCTTTTATCATTTCAAAAACAAGAATGCCTTTTTTTCCACGATCCTTGAAAAGGCTTCCGAGTTTTATTTCCGCCGCATCGATGACCAGCAACTAAGTGCGCCAACCGCATTTGAATCGTTGGACAGATTATTACGCATCCATTTTTCGGTCGTCGCCGAGAACCCGGAATACATGCACATCCTGCTGCGCGCATGCCCGGCACGACTGGACAACCCGGATGGCCCCTGCACAAAGATATATCGGCAGGCCAGATTCAAGCTGAAAAAGGTACTGACTGACATTTTAATCCGGGGCACGACTTCAGGAGAATTCAATCCGGTCGACATCGATGCCACGGCCAACATGCTGCTTGCCATGTTAAATGGCATCATGCATCAGCAACTCGCGTCATGGGATAACCTGGAAGGCGTGGAATCGGCGACGATCGCGTTCTGTAATAATGCTTTGGTACGCCCGGGAAAAGCCCCAAAACTTGAAAAATGATCTAAAAATTTTTGTTCTATTTTGACCCCATCTGACAACGTGCGGTGTTAGCCTCCACGAAAATCAAAAAGTGGAGGGAAGCACCATGAAGTCAGTCGTATCGTTTTTGCAAGATTGTCAGGTGGGGAAAAAGCAGGTTTGTCGCAACCTGACCGTGTTCCCGGTTTTGTTTCCGGCAGTCGTCGAGCCGTATTACCTGACGCTGGAGCAGGCCATCGACAGCGGAGTGCTGGTGGTCACCGAGGTGGATGCATCTGGCAATGTCAACCGGTTGAAGCTGAGAAACAATGCTAAGAAGGCGGTGCTGCTGGTGGAAGGAG
This window encodes:
- a CDS encoding TetR/AcrR family transcriptional regulator, with product MNRKESIYKTGLRLFSAQGYEATTTLQIAKAVGVTEPAVFYHFKNKNAFFSTILEKASEFYFRRIDDQQLSAPTAFESLDRLLRIHFSVVAENPEYMHILLRACPARLDNPDGPCTKIYRQARFKLKKVLTDILIRGTTSGEFNPVDIDATANMLLAMLNGIMHQQLASWDNLEGVESATIAFCNNALVRPGKAPKLEK